A part of Propioniciclava coleopterorum genomic DNA contains:
- a CDS encoding helix-turn-helix transcriptional regulator: protein MLSSLVDQLRLSARSTDLLPVLRRLATTTHRSGLVRQHLAAAWETASQADRAALLALAQAGELDGPRLARVLHLRGLPDTGVARLLATGLVMRSGAQTLRLRHHCAAEVMDRVPWSEATASHAALAQVQTGLDALEHRVAIADAATAPGLLAELRDGLAEAYAHRDVGLAFRLARYAARLDPATLIEVVLVPLRAGRPGMLGDVVDDLSAMRPGVAQAAVDILMNVERLAPAVAAEHLNRIDTARIGDTRELVLLAHTAVYVTLQGALSGSPYVGERFRPLIEALHGRGDYVRPDALLAIPELMLIAHGVEALIIHALNHELTPRERLAGLRGLADEMSVDPRLEPVMPLVGCLIGGLQFLMGDLGAARATLEEVGLPDLAALRIQARLTLASVAFQDGDWEHARTLADQELAVSLDTLQPTLWQQVFAMAALVPAGRGEEDLVEEYLGWQRTRSVRTVADAHRNLALTWGRVASTGADAEVARLLDQVWKAGQVAFIGCFPTAVLRVGAHLSAGDRPAAEEARAALVTTEYELEATRYILAHADALLAADAGDPRAPELFATALDRLDAQCAAHPGGTLRLFSAVLAEDWARACDVAGLPRPGALDDLLVETFDLLERNGAAPWNARLRRLVGGSPEPSRQDALLAALTAREREVALLAAQGLTNKKIAARLFVTVRTAEYHVHNALTKLGMASRADLRDAFGTTGEPDPAGAPEPPQDAAQPGTSAIVSESLPTA, encoded by the coding sequence ATGCTGTCCTCGCTGGTCGATCAGTTGCGCCTGTCGGCCCGATCCACCGACCTGTTGCCCGTGCTGCGCCGGCTCGCCACGACGACCCACCGAAGCGGCCTGGTGCGTCAGCACTTGGCGGCGGCGTGGGAGACGGCCAGTCAGGCCGACAGGGCGGCGCTGCTGGCGCTGGCCCAAGCCGGCGAACTGGACGGTCCCCGACTGGCACGGGTGCTGCACCTGCGCGGCCTGCCCGACACGGGCGTCGCGCGCCTCCTGGCCACCGGGCTCGTCATGCGTTCCGGCGCCCAGACGCTCCGGCTGCGGCACCACTGCGCGGCGGAGGTGATGGACCGGGTGCCGTGGTCGGAGGCGACGGCGTCGCACGCCGCGCTGGCGCAGGTGCAGACCGGCCTGGACGCCCTGGAGCACCGGGTGGCGATCGCCGACGCCGCCACCGCCCCCGGACTGCTTGCCGAGCTTCGCGACGGGCTGGCCGAGGCGTACGCGCACCGGGACGTCGGGCTGGCGTTCCGGCTCGCCCGCTACGCCGCGCGGCTCGATCCCGCCACCCTGATCGAGGTCGTGCTGGTGCCGCTGCGCGCCGGACGCCCCGGCATGCTGGGCGACGTCGTCGACGACCTCTCCGCGATGCGGCCCGGCGTCGCGCAGGCGGCCGTGGACATCCTCATGAACGTCGAGCGGCTCGCCCCCGCCGTCGCCGCCGAGCACCTGAACCGCATCGACACCGCCCGGATCGGGGACACACGCGAACTGGTGCTCCTGGCCCACACCGCCGTCTATGTCACGCTGCAGGGGGCGCTCAGCGGAAGCCCCTACGTCGGGGAACGCTTCCGCCCGCTGATCGAGGCGCTGCACGGCCGCGGCGACTACGTGCGGCCGGACGCGCTGCTCGCCATCCCCGAGTTGATGTTGATCGCCCACGGCGTCGAGGCGCTCATCATCCACGCCCTCAACCACGAGCTCACGCCGCGGGAGCGCCTCGCCGGCCTGCGCGGCCTCGCCGACGAGATGTCCGTCGATCCCCGACTCGAACCGGTGATGCCCCTGGTGGGCTGCCTGATCGGGGGCCTTCAGTTCCTGATGGGAGACCTGGGCGCGGCCCGGGCGACCCTGGAGGAGGTGGGGCTGCCCGACCTCGCCGCGCTGCGCATCCAGGCGCGCCTCACGCTGGCGTCCGTGGCCTTCCAGGACGGCGACTGGGAGCACGCCCGGACGCTCGCCGACCAGGAACTGGCGGTCTCGCTGGACACGCTGCAGCCCACGCTGTGGCAGCAGGTGTTCGCCATGGCCGCGCTGGTCCCGGCCGGCCGCGGGGAGGAGGACCTGGTCGAGGAATACCTCGGCTGGCAGCGGACGCGCAGCGTCCGTACGGTGGCGGACGCACACCGCAACCTCGCGCTCACCTGGGGCCGGGTCGCCTCCACCGGGGCCGACGCAGAAGTTGCTCGACTGCTGGATCAGGTGTGGAAAGCGGGGCAGGTCGCGTTCATCGGCTGCTTCCCCACGGCTGTCCTCCGCGTCGGCGCGCACCTCTCGGCGGGCGATCGGCCGGCCGCCGAGGAGGCCCGAGCCGCGCTCGTCACCACCGAGTACGAACTCGAGGCGACGCGCTACATCCTGGCGCACGCCGACGCCCTGCTGGCCGCCGATGCCGGCGATCCTCGCGCCCCGGAACTGTTCGCGACCGCACTGGACCGCCTCGACGCCCAGTGCGCCGCCCATCCCGGCGGGACGCTGCGACTGTTCTCCGCGGTGCTGGCCGAAGACTGGGCGCGCGCTTGCGACGTCGCGGGTCTGCCGCGCCCCGGCGCCCTCGACGACCTGCTGGTCGAAACCTTCGACCTGCTGGAGCGGAACGGTGCCGCCCCCTGGAACGCGCGCCTACGCAGGCTGGTGGGCGGGAGCCCCGAGCCGTCGCGGCAGGACGCCCTCCTGGCGGCCCTCACCGCGCGCGAACGGGAGGTGGCGCTGCTGGCCGCGCAGGGGCTCACCAACAAGAAGATCGCGGCCAGGTTGTTCGTGACGGTGCGCACCGCCGAATACCACGTGCACAACGCCCTGACCAAGCTGGGCATGGCGTCCCGCGCCGACCTCCGCGATGCCTTCGGGACGACCGGCGAGCCGGACCCGGCCGGCGCGCCGGAGCCGCCCCAGGACGCGGCTCAGCCCGGCACGAGCGCGATCGTCAGCGAGTCGTTGCCGACCGCCTGA